The Deltaproteobacteria bacterium genome includes a window with the following:
- the ilvD gene encoding dihydroxy-acid dehydratase, with translation MRSDSIKEGLERMPNRALLYATGITPKQMGKPFIGLCSSFTDLIPGHVGMRTLERRIEWGVCSGGGVPFLFGMPGICDGIAMGHKGMHYSLPSRELIADMIETIAQAHALDGLVLLTNCDKITPGMLMAACRLDIPCIVVTAGPMLSGHHAGRKLSLIKDAFEAVGLCRAGKLSEQEAQNLEIEACPGEGSCQGLYTANTMACLTEAMGMSLPGTAGALAGSAKKSRLAELAGERVVELVRQGITTRKIVTRQSLENAIRIDMALGGSTNTTLHIPAIAHAAEVDITIVDFDRLSRSTPQLTSLAPGSEQLMEDFEWAGGIPALEKNLASLLNTDCLTVSGHTLKEIINAASPADANVIKTIEQPIAKEGGIAVLKGSLAPDGAVVKQGAVERNMLKFVGTARVFNSEDAAMAYLRAGKVVEKDVLIVRYEGPKGGPGMRESLALTASVAGSGLGDKIAIITDGRFSGGTRNLSIGHVSPEAAEGGPVALVKDGDQISIDVPARKLDLLVDEATLALRKQEWKKPEYKFSRGWLARYERLVTSASSGAVLLPPEVC, from the coding sequence ATGCGTAGTGATAGCATCAAAGAAGGTTTAGAAAGAATGCCAAACCGGGCGTTATTATACGCCACCGGAATTACTCCAAAACAAATGGGCAAACCATTTATCGGTTTATGTTCAAGCTTTACTGATTTGATCCCTGGCCATGTAGGTATGCGTACCCTTGAGCGTCGTATTGAATGGGGTGTTTGTTCTGGTGGTGGGGTGCCATTTCTTTTTGGTATGCCAGGTATTTGTGATGGCATTGCTATGGGCCATAAAGGCATGCATTATTCTTTGCCTTCACGCGAGTTAATTGCCGATATGATTGAAACCATTGCCCAAGCACATGCGCTAGATGGGTTAGTGTTGTTAACTAATTGTGACAAGATCACTCCTGGAATGCTCATGGCTGCATGCCGACTAGACATCCCATGTATTGTGGTTACTGCTGGGCCGATGCTTTCGGGCCATCATGCTGGGCGCAAATTAAGTCTAATAAAAGATGCCTTTGAAGCAGTTGGTTTATGCAGAGCTGGCAAACTTTCTGAGCAAGAAGCGCAAAATTTAGAAATTGAAGCTTGTCCTGGTGAAGGTTCGTGTCAAGGTCTTTATACTGCCAATACCATGGCTTGTTTAACCGAGGCTATGGGGATGAGTCTACCTGGCACAGCTGGAGCACTGGCAGGGTCCGCAAAAAAATCGCGACTTGCAGAGCTTGCGGGTGAACGAGTAGTTGAACTTGTTCGTCAAGGGATCACCACACGAAAAATAGTTACACGTCAGTCTCTTGAAAATGCCATCCGTATCGATATGGCATTAGGTGGTTCTACAAATACTACCTTGCATATTCCAGCTATCGCCCATGCAGCCGAAGTTGATATTACTATTGTAGATTTTGATCGTCTTAGTCGTTCAACTCCACAATTGACATCGTTAGCCCCAGGTAGCGAGCAATTGATGGAAGATTTTGAATGGGCTGGTGGTATCCCGGCGCTTGAGAAAAATTTGGCGTCATTACTCAATACAGATTGCCTAACGGTTAGCGGCCATACGCTAAAAGAAATTATTAATGCCGCTTCACCCGCGGATGCAAATGTAATCAAAACCATAGAACAACCGATTGCTAAAGAGGGCGGTATTGCCGTGTTAAAGGGCTCACTCGCTCCAGATGGCGCTGTTGTTAAACAGGGTGCAGTTGAACGTAACATGCTTAAATTCGTGGGAACCGCGCGAGTATTCAATAGTGAAGATGCGGCAATGGCATATCTGCGCGCTGGTAAAGTAGTTGAAAAGGATGTCTTGATAGTGCGCTATGAAGGTCCTAAGGGTGGCCCAGGCATGCGTGAATCTTTAGCTTTGACAGCTAGCGTTGCCGGTAGTGGTCTTGGTGACAAAATTGCGATTATTACTGATGGGCGTTTTTCTGGTGGGACGCGTAATTTAAGTATTGGTCATGTTTCACCAGAAGCTGCCGAGGGTGGTCCGGTAGCCTTAGTTAAAGATGGAGATCAAATTTCTATTGATGTACCAGCTCGTAAACTTGATTTATTGGTTGACGAAGCCACATTGGCTTTACGCAAACAAGAATGGAAAAAACCAGAGTATAAATTTTCTCGTGGATGGTTAGCTCGCTATGAGCGATTGGTAACCAGCGCTTCTAGCGGAGCTGTATTATTACCACCTGAAGTTTGTTAA
- a CDS encoding glutamine--tRNA ligase/YqeY domain fusion protein: protein MSKPKSVVAINGDTANESIDFIRRIINDDNKSNKHQGRIATRFPPEPNGYLHIGHAKSICLNFGIAKEYKGTCNLRFDDTNPATEEVEYIDNIINDVHWLGFSETALYYTSDYYQQLYDYAELLVQKGKAFVCDLSAQETRAYRGTLKEPGRDSPYRNRTIAENLDLFRRMRSGEFADGSRTLRAKIDMNSPNLNMRDPVMYRVKRQPHPRTGDTWCIYPMYDYAHPLSDAIEGITHSICTLEFEAHRPLYDWFIVDFISSSKPQQIEFARLNLSYTIMSKRKLKQLVDEKHVSGWNDPRMPTLAGLRRRGYTPSSIHRFAELIGVAKADSIVDFGMLEYALRQDLENNARRVMCVLKPLKIVITNWDTGKCEIEAPYFPEDPDKLGTRQLPIEREIFIDADDFLEDPPKKFFRLAPLREVRLRYGYIIKCEQVIKDASGNIVELHCTYDPATRGGKTPDGRKVKGTIHWVAASQALPVEVRLYDRLFTVDNPGEGGSNFLSQLNPQSLEIVKSALAEPSLASAQLGENYQFERCGYFCLDSDSKPDALIFNRTVTLKDSWAKIIKKSDQE from the coding sequence ATGAGCAAACCTAAAAGTGTCGTTGCAATAAATGGCGATACCGCAAACGAAAGTATTGATTTTATACGTCGTATTATCAATGACGATAATAAATCAAATAAACATCAAGGTCGCATAGCCACACGTTTCCCACCAGAACCTAATGGCTATCTACATATCGGTCATGCTAAAAGTATTTGTTTAAATTTTGGCATCGCTAAAGAATATAAAGGTACTTGCAATTTACGTTTCGATGATACCAACCCTGCAACAGAAGAAGTAGAATATATTGATAATATTATAAACGACGTTCATTGGCTTGGCTTTTCCGAGACCGCGCTCTATTATACTTCCGATTATTATCAACAATTATACGATTACGCTGAATTATTGGTTCAAAAAGGCAAAGCCTTTGTTTGTGACCTCTCGGCACAAGAGACACGTGCTTATCGAGGTACTCTTAAAGAACCAGGGCGCGATAGTCCTTATCGTAATCGCACTATTGCTGAAAATCTTGATCTCTTTCGTCGTATGCGCAGCGGCGAATTTGCTGACGGTTCTCGTACTTTACGCGCCAAAATAGATATGAATTCGCCAAATCTAAACATGCGTGACCCCGTTATGTACCGAGTAAAACGTCAACCGCATCCTCGCACTGGCGATACTTGGTGCATCTATCCAATGTATGACTATGCCCATCCACTTTCGGATGCAATCGAAGGTATTACCCATTCAATTTGTACTTTAGAATTTGAAGCGCATCGTCCGCTCTATGATTGGTTTATTGTTGACTTTATAAGTAGTAGCAAACCACAACAAATCGAATTTGCACGCCTTAATTTGAGCTATACGATAATGTCAAAACGTAAGCTCAAACAACTTGTCGACGAAAAACATGTCTCTGGCTGGAATGACCCTCGTATGCCGACATTGGCTGGTCTGCGTCGTCGAGGTTATACGCCTTCTTCTATACATCGTTTTGCTGAGCTAATCGGTGTTGCCAAAGCAGATAGCATTGTTGATTTTGGAATGCTTGAATACGCACTTCGTCAAGACCTTGAAAACAACGCTCGTCGCGTAATGTGCGTGCTAAAACCACTCAAAATTGTGATTACTAACTGGGATACCGGCAAGTGCGAAATCGAAGCACCTTATTTTCCTGAAGATCCTGATAAGCTTGGTACGCGCCAGTTACCGATAGAGCGTGAAATATTTATTGACGCTGATGATTTTTTAGAAGATCCACCCAAAAAATTCTTTCGCCTAGCTCCTTTACGTGAAGTACGACTACGCTATGGCTATATCATTAAATGTGAGCAGGTTATTAAAGACGCCAGCGGCAATATTGTTGAATTGCATTGCACTTATGATCCGGCAACTCGTGGAGGCAAAACCCCCGATGGCCGCAAAGTAAAAGGTACAATTCATTGGGTTGCTGCCAGCCAAGCTCTACCTGTTGAAGTACGGCTTTATGATCGGCTATTTACGGTTGATAACCCTGGTGAAGGTGGCAGTAATTTTTTATCACAATTAAATCCTCAATCACTCGAAATAGTAAAAAGTGCTTTAGCAGAACCAAGCTTGGCGTCAGCACAATTGGGTGAAAATTACCAATTTGAACGATGTGGTTATTTTTGCCTTGATAGCGATAGCAAACCAGATGCTTTGATATTTAATCGAACTGTTACTCTTAAAGACAGTTGGGCTAAAATTATTAAGAAAAGTGATCAAGAATAA
- a CDS encoding TIGR04551 family protein: MVRYFLVVLFTLTVNNTQAQEQPVANQESADKPAANKSDDSSVKNEATASPTPLTNNEFEETQLADWDRADWQLVQTKTALFDIKGYFRFRTDLLRRLNFGNGTVTEFVEGLPAPRLYATSGDNADFAAANMRLRIQPTINVSENIHIVSMFDILDNVVLGSTAKTNFTTNQNPTNILNQGTATVNKGVNSVTDAIVVRQLYGQIHAFNEQLELRFGRMPSDWGLGILSNSGSCLDCNYGDVVDRLSVTFKLADLIFVPMYDWVSSGPVLNTFNNPSNIMGRSGGQPLDAVPWDDVDQFSLRILRLDLPETIRERVNSGQTVFNYGVWGIWRRQARDLSSIYYTDPNSSGDTQNTAAEVDASGGLPKEERRDSSIFTVDGFTKTYFGGFELGIEAAGIFGSYNLQIPSATASGGTTKQKISVYQFGAALDATYRASSDMQGLILNFKTGGASGDSAPGFGALDRANTQYGNTVATEDYDNKITNFQFNPDYRLDLLLFREIIGTVTDAWYLRPEIAYVFSNNISSSFAAIYSQALFRRSTPRGAGRYRDAQGDLQGARGSLPLGLEFNAEISYGLLGKIAQTSPIKLSIAGGLLFPLSGFKNTSLTQDQDGSFSWTIQTRTYITF, encoded by the coding sequence ATGGTTAGGTATTTTCTTGTTGTACTTTTTACATTAACTGTAAACAACACTCAGGCTCAGGAGCAACCTGTAGCAAATCAGGAATCTGCTGATAAACCTGCTGCAAATAAATCAGATGATTCATCTGTAAAAAATGAGGCCACCGCATCGCCAACACCTTTAACGAATAACGAATTTGAAGAAACGCAGCTTGCTGATTGGGATCGAGCTGACTGGCAATTAGTGCAGACCAAAACCGCCTTATTTGACATTAAAGGTTATTTTCGTTTTCGCACCGATCTTTTAAGACGCTTAAATTTCGGTAATGGAACTGTGACTGAATTTGTTGAAGGCCTGCCTGCCCCACGCTTATACGCCACTTCAGGGGATAATGCTGATTTTGCCGCAGCCAATATGCGCTTGCGTATTCAACCGACAATAAATGTGAGCGAAAATATCCATATTGTTAGTATGTTCGATATTTTAGATAATGTTGTTCTAGGTAGCACGGCAAAAACAAATTTTACTACCAATCAAAACCCTACCAATATTTTAAATCAAGGTACTGCCACAGTTAATAAAGGCGTCAATTCTGTAACCGATGCAATTGTTGTGCGTCAGCTTTATGGCCAAATTCATGCGTTTAATGAGCAACTTGAATTACGCTTTGGCCGTATGCCCTCAGATTGGGGCCTTGGCATTCTTTCCAATTCTGGTTCGTGCCTTGATTGTAATTATGGCGATGTCGTTGATCGACTCTCAGTAACTTTTAAACTCGCCGATTTAATTTTTGTTCCTATGTATGACTGGGTATCAAGCGGACCGGTACTTAACACTTTTAATAATCCAAGCAATATAATGGGTCGAAGCGGTGGCCAGCCTCTTGACGCTGTTCCATGGGATGATGTTGACCAATTTTCGCTTCGCATTCTTCGGCTTGATTTACCTGAAACTATTCGTGAACGCGTAAATAGTGGCCAAACTGTATTCAATTATGGTGTTTGGGGTATTTGGCGTCGACAAGCTCGTGATCTTTCTTCAATATATTACACTGACCCTAACTCTTCTGGAGATACACAGAATACTGCTGCAGAAGTTGATGCCTCAGGTGGCTTGCCAAAAGAAGAAAGACGCGACTCGAGTATCTTCACCGTTGACGGTTTTACTAAAACTTATTTTGGTGGATTTGAGCTTGGCATTGAAGCTGCTGGCATATTTGGTTCTTATAATCTTCAAATACCAAGTGCTACTGCTAGTGGTGGCACTACCAAACAGAAAATTAGTGTCTACCAATTTGGTGCTGCGCTTGACGCTACCTATCGTGCAAGTAGTGATATGCAGGGGTTAATTCTTAACTTCAAAACCGGTGGAGCCTCAGGTGATTCAGCCCCTGGTTTTGGTGCCCTTGATCGCGCAAACACGCAATATGGCAATACGGTAGCGACCGAAGATTATGATAATAAAATTACCAATTTTCAATTCAATCCTGACTATCGACTCGACTTGCTATTATTCCGCGAAATAATCGGCACCGTTACTGATGCTTGGTATCTGCGACCCGAAATCGCATACGTCTTTAGCAATAATATTTCCAGCAGCTTTGCAGCAATTTATTCTCAGGCTCTCTTTAGACGTTCTACTCCACGAGGTGCTGGAAGATATCGTGACGCTCAAGGCGATCTACAAGGTGCTCGTGGTAGTCTGCCATTAGGTTTAGAATTTAATGCTGAAATATCATACGGATTGCTTGGCAAAATCGCCCAGACTAGTCCAATTAAACTGTCTATCGCTGGCGGTCTTTTATTTCCTCTCTCTGGATTTAAAAACACTTCTCTTACCCAGGACCAAGACGGTAGTTTTTCTTGGACTATTCAAACTCGCACTTATATAACTTTTTAA
- the pyk gene encoding pyruvate kinase, with protein MSLSLYRKTKIICTIGPSTFTPEMVRELLLAGMDVVRFNFSHGSQEEHAKGIALVRAEAEKLGRQVAIIADLQGPKIRTNNFPNGAIELLDGTEVKIVHSQEDGAPGLITTKFDPLVRDSTIGDRILMNDGLIELVVERKDAEGLVCSVIHGGELKDRRGINLPFVKLDVSAMTDKDIADARFALAHDVDFIALSFVRSARDIFQLKDLIDQQTRPVQVIAKIEKPEAVEDLEQILHAADAVMVARGDLGVEMGIEKVPAVQKRIIREALCHGVPVITATQMLESMIVSPRPTRAEASDVANAVFDGTDAIMLSGETSVGKYPIDAVKIMVQIAEDAEKQEVFFNFDDWQILDSSSSKQGMSLGKSARLFAEDMQATALACLSDTGNAAIRLTSQRPQIPVYMFSTRLDSVRRMNLVRGAYAFWLQDSLPPGKVFPMMESLLVERGLIKAGDIVVYTAGISLNHAVTTNTIHIRTALRD; from the coding sequence GTGAGTTTATCGTTGTATAGAAAAACTAAAATCATTTGTACTATCGGCCCGTCAACATTTACCCCAGAGATGGTGCGTGAATTGCTACTGGCAGGCATGGATGTAGTACGTTTTAATTTCTCACACGGATCACAAGAAGAACACGCCAAAGGAATAGCTTTGGTGCGTGCTGAAGCAGAAAAACTGGGACGGCAAGTTGCAATTATCGCCGACCTGCAGGGTCCAAAAATTCGTACAAATAACTTTCCTAATGGCGCCATTGAGCTTTTAGATGGCACTGAAGTAAAAATTGTGCATTCTCAAGAAGACGGCGCTCCCGGATTAATTACCACTAAATTTGATCCATTAGTACGAGATAGCACCATCGGTGATCGTATTCTTATGAACGATGGGTTAATTGAGCTAGTAGTAGAGAGAAAAGACGCCGAAGGCTTAGTTTGCTCAGTAATTCATGGTGGTGAGCTTAAAGATCGACGAGGTATTAATTTACCCTTTGTTAAGCTTGATGTCAGTGCCATGACTGACAAAGATATTGCCGATGCTCGTTTTGCTTTAGCCCATGATGTTGACTTTATTGCTTTATCTTTTGTGCGTTCGGCGCGTGATATTTTTCAGTTAAAAGATCTTATCGATCAACAGACACGCCCAGTTCAAGTAATTGCTAAAATTGAAAAACCCGAAGCAGTAGAAGATCTTGAACAGATCCTGCATGCAGCAGATGCAGTAATGGTAGCCCGCGGTGATCTTGGTGTTGAGATGGGCATTGAAAAAGTGCCAGCAGTTCAAAAACGTATCATCCGCGAAGCATTATGCCACGGTGTACCAGTTATCACTGCTACCCAAATGCTAGAATCGATGATTGTTAGCCCACGCCCAACTCGGGCAGAAGCCTCAGATGTTGCTAACGCAGTTTTTGATGGTACTGATGCAATTATGCTTTCAGGTGAAACTTCAGTAGGCAAGTATCCTATCGATGCAGTCAAGATAATGGTGCAAATTGCCGAAGACGCCGAAAAGCAAGAGGTCTTTTTTAATTTTGACGATTGGCAAATCCTTGACAGTTCTTCATCAAAACAAGGTATGTCGTTAGGTAAATCAGCACGTTTATTTGCCGAAGATATGCAAGCTACGGCATTGGCTTGTTTATCTGATACTGGTAATGCTGCAATTCGCTTAACTTCGCAGCGACCACAAATACCAGTCTATATGTTTTCAACTCGTCTTGATAGCGTACGCAGAATGAATTTAGTACGTGGTGCCTATGCATTCTGGCTACAAGACAGTCTGCCACCCGGAAAAGTATTTCCGATGATGGAGTCGCTATTGGTAGAGCGCGGTCTTATAAAAGCCGGTGATATAGTAGTTTATACCGCAGGTATTTCATTGAATCATGCGGTTACTACAAACACGATTCATATACGTACAGCTCTTCGAGACTAA
- a CDS encoding MFS transporter, with translation MNQTTDKKLIRKNIILQSLDSGIFMSGMVFFHQMTILVALIQKLYDSPIIVSLISAIFFIGYNLPGLFTTRLAERFRYRKKFIATCGFIQRLFVICMALSLSLLDTLGPKPTAVLILIFYACFSSIGGFYNATWIDFCGKTIPVNFRARTNAIRTAIAGIGGILAPPLIDVLLLHYAFPNNYQFVILIGAVLLFMSFICFIQIKEVEPSPPVKKKDTRTYFASLIAVLRTDTNFVKFLLTQILLSVSECGAAFYTYFALNTFDPSLVNKSTVVFYTLLLNIGFSASGIVIGYIGDKLGNLQVARLGAFISLSTLLIVSFFPAPANLYLVFLLVGISTNARLNSFQVILTEFGDAKSRIRYTTLATALAGASFGVMPFLGGIFLDIVKIKFTTLFVFSALFALLALLSFTYIVKDPRTRRYS, from the coding sequence ATGAACCAAACAACAGATAAAAAGCTGATCCGCAAAAACATCATTTTACAATCCCTTGATTCCGGTATTTTTATGTCGGGCATGGTGTTTTTTCATCAGATGACAATTTTGGTGGCGTTAATTCAAAAACTATATGATTCACCTATAATCGTTAGTCTTATATCAGCGATATTTTTTATTGGTTATAATCTGCCTGGGCTATTTACCACACGTTTAGCTGAGCGCTTTCGTTATAGAAAAAAATTCATTGCAACGTGTGGTTTTATTCAGCGTTTATTCGTTATTTGCATGGCTTTGTCTTTATCGTTGCTTGATACATTAGGACCAAAACCAACTGCAGTATTAATATTGATTTTCTATGCATGTTTTTCTTCAATAGGTGGTTTTTATAATGCAACCTGGATTGATTTTTGCGGCAAAACAATTCCAGTAAATTTTCGTGCACGAACTAACGCTATTCGTACAGCTATCGCAGGTATTGGCGGTATATTAGCACCACCGTTGATTGATGTCTTATTGCTGCATTATGCTTTTCCCAATAATTATCAGTTTGTCATTTTGATTGGTGCCGTATTATTATTTATGTCATTTATTTGTTTTATACAAATCAAAGAGGTCGAACCTTCACCACCAGTAAAGAAAAAAGATACTCGCACTTATTTTGCATCACTTATTGCTGTACTACGTACAGATACTAATTTTGTAAAATTTCTATTAACACAAATATTATTGAGTGTTTCAGAGTGTGGTGCGGCATTTTATACTTATTTTGCTTTAAATACATTTGATCCATCATTAGTTAATAAAAGCACGGTAGTGTTTTATACTCTACTTTTAAATATTGGTTTTTCTGCATCTGGTATTGTTATTGGATATATTGGTGATAAACTGGGTAATTTGCAGGTAGCTAGACTTGGTGCATTTATTTCACTATCAACTTTATTGATAGTGTCATTTTTTCCGGCGCCGGCTAATTTATATTTAGTGTTTCTGTTAGTTGGCATTAGTACCAATGCGCGGCTTAATAGTTTTCAAGTTATACTTACTGAATTTGGTGATGCCAAAAGTAGAATACGTTATACAACCTTAGCCACTGCCTTGGCAGGCGCATCTTTTGGGGTAATGCCATTTTTAGGTGGAATATTTCTTGATATCGTAAAAATAAAGTTTACGACGCTATTTGTTTTTAGTGCGCTATTTGCGCTTCTAGCTTTGTTGTCCTTTACTTATATCGTGAAAGACCCTCGTACGCGGCGATATTCTTAA
- a CDS encoding DNA-processing protein DprA yields MNNSIQSLLALLVSYPNKRAQLTQQLLTTSDPTIVANQPEWRPKPEAWRLAAKQKIILNMFNIHCLTCTEFPPSLLRVRPLPPVLFIRGNVAALKKTAISIVGARNAQNGPREWAIEMARYAVAAGFVVASGGALGVDAAAHCGAIAARGLTVAYLGVAADQIYPASNRCLFERILTKNGALVSEHPPLTNTFASSHALRNRFIAGCAKHLLIAQAALQSGTLSTANFARRLNTQIWVPPAAIGGERSGINKLLEDGIAKELKSLEDVFSIATRE; encoded by the coding sequence ATGAATAATAGCATTCAATCATTACTTGCTTTGCTGGTCAGTTACCCAAATAAGCGCGCCCAGCTCACCCAACAATTATTAACAACTAGTGACCCAACCATTGTTGCCAATCAACCAGAATGGCGACCCAAACCTGAAGCGTGGCGTTTAGCGGCAAAGCAAAAAATCATTCTTAATATGTTTAATATTCATTGTTTAACATGCACCGAATTCCCACCTTCTTTATTACGGGTGCGTCCATTGCCCCCGGTCTTATTTATTCGTGGTAATGTGGCAGCATTAAAAAAAACAGCAATTAGTATTGTTGGTGCAAGAAACGCTCAAAACGGGCCGCGTGAATGGGCGATTGAAATGGCGCGATACGCCGTTGCCGCTGGTTTTGTAGTGGCTTCAGGTGGCGCTTTAGGAGTTGATGCTGCTGCTCATTGCGGGGCAATAGCTGCAAGAGGTTTAACGGTTGCATATCTTGGTGTTGCTGCTGATCAAATTTATCCAGCCTCAAATCGTTGCCTATTTGAAAGAATTCTTACTAAAAATGGGGCTCTGGTTTCTGAGCATCCACCGTTAACCAATACATTTGCCTCAAGTCATGCGCTGCGCAACCGTTTTATCGCTGGGTGTGCAAAACATTTATTGATTGCGCAAGCAGCGCTTCAATCTGGCACTTTATCAACCGCTAATTTTGCGCGCCGCTTAAATACGCAAATTTGGGTGCCTCCAGCAGCAATTGGGGGTGAGCGCTCGGGGATTAATAAATTATTAGAAGATGGTATTGCAAAAGAACTTAAGTCTCTAGAAGATGTTTTTTCAATCGCCACACGAGAGTAA
- a CDS encoding phosphatidylglycerophosphatase A — MNQDNSISSGQAKNTAPRSFADHIVLALSSVFGLGYLPKAPGTFGTLAAIPLWYVMAHLSLWIFILITVGAIFIATLISQHAERIYQTHDVRHIVIDEVVGLLVTVFGVPFALPEVITAFVVFRCLDMLKPPPIRWFDKNVSGGFGVVIDDVIAGFVGCVLLHFARFVLGGWW, encoded by the coding sequence ATGAACCAAGATAATTCTATCTCATCAGGACAAGCAAAAAATACCGCACCACGTTCGTTTGCTGATCATATTGTATTAGCACTTTCAAGCGTTTTTGGTCTTGGCTATTTGCCAAAAGCGCCGGGAACTTTTGGTACCTTAGCGGCTATACCACTTTGGTATGTTATGGCGCATCTATCGTTATGGATTTTTATATTGATAACTGTAGGTGCTATTTTTATTGCAACGCTAATATCGCAACATGCCGAGCGAATTTATCAAACTCATGATGTGCGTCATATTGTTATTGACGAAGTAGTTGGTTTATTGGTGACCGTATTTGGTGTACCTTTTGCCTTACCAGAAGTGATTACAGCTTTTGTGGTGTTTCGCTGTCTTGATATGTTAAAGCCACCTCCCATACGTTGGTTTGATAAAAATGTTAGCGGTGGTTTTGGTGTTGTTATTGATGATGTGATCGCAGGTTTTGTAGGTTGCGTATTGCTACACTTTGCGCGTTTTGTTTTAGGGGGTTGGTGGTAA
- a CDS encoding CinA family nicotinamide mononucleotide deamidase-related protein, with protein MSSLMRIEVLATGDELLDGRVVDTNTARLADALVPWGLEIAQRTTVRDREADIVREARAVIARGTKLCVVSGGLGTTSDDLTREAFANLAQVSLIRDQQVLAQIKERLTKRGYPLLDSLAKQADRPAGAEIIDNPVGSAPGFALSVNGCCFVSLPGVPREFEAMMTAGVLDRLTLPKQPLVRRLFKCLGNSEAAIGESLAPLVDLAPLIRVGYRAAFPEVHVTLIATQDQSEMLLKAANFVRQALGYYVFSESSDTIATVVINALKNQSATVSTAESCTSGLIADTLTDVSGASEVFIGGVSAYANSVKVEILDVPQAILDEHGAVSEPTVAAMAKGAQKHLKSTYALATSGILGPSGGSAEKPVGTIWLALAGPTGVKTKKIILPFDRRRNKILAVEHALDLLRRELKG; from the coding sequence ATGAGTTCATTAATGCGTATTGAAGTTTTAGCAACAGGTGACGAGTTACTTGATGGTCGGGTGGTTGATACTAACACGGCACGTTTAGCTGATGCCTTAGTACCTTGGGGGCTTGAAATCGCACAACGCACAACCGTGCGTGACCGAGAAGCCGATATCGTACGTGAAGCTCGGGCAGTTATTGCCCGCGGCACAAAATTATGTGTTGTTAGTGGGGGCTTAGGTACAACTAGCGACGATTTGACTCGTGAAGCTTTTGCAAATCTCGCGCAAGTTTCTTTAATTCGTGATCAGCAAGTACTAGCTCAGATCAAAGAACGTTTAACTAAGCGTGGTTATCCCTTGCTTGATAGCTTGGCAAAACAAGCAGATCGACCTGCAGGCGCTGAAATTATTGATAATCCAGTTGGTTCAGCGCCGGGTTTTGCCCTTAGCGTAAATGGCTGTTGTTTTGTGTCATTACCAGGGGTGCCACGCGAATTTGAGGCAATGATGACTGCGGGGGTACTTGATCGCCTAACTTTACCCAAGCAGCCATTAGTGCGTCGATTATTTAAGTGTTTAGGTAATAGTGAGGCAGCCATTGGTGAAAGCTTAGCTCCACTTGTTGACCTTGCTCCATTGATTAGAGTTGGCTATCGTGCTGCTTTCCCAGAAGTGCATGTAACGTTAATTGCCACCCAAGATCAAAGCGAGATGCTTTTAAAAGCCGCAAATTTTGTACGGCAAGCTTTAGGATATTACGTTTTTAGTGAAAGTAGCGATACCATTGCCACTGTTGTAATAAACGCATTAAAAAACCAAAGTGCAACTGTTAGCACGGCTGAGTCTTGCACTAGCGGGCTAATTGCTGACACCTTAACCGATGTTTCAGGTGCTAGTGAAGTCTTTATTGGCGGCGTATCAGCATATGCTAACTCGGTAAAAGTTGAAATTTTAGATGTGCCGCAAGCAATTCTCGATGAACATGGGGCAGTTAGTGAGCCTACAGTTGCAGCCATGGCCAAAGGGGCACAAAAACATCTAAAATCAACTTATGCTTTAGCCACTAGCGGTATTCTCGGGCCCTCTGGTGGCAGCGCTGAAAAACCTGTGGGTACGATTTGGTTAGCATTAGCGGGGCCTACAGGGGTAAAAACAAAAAAAATAATATTACCTTTTGATCGTAGGCGTAATAAAATTTTAGCAGTTGAACATGCCCTTGATTTATTAAGGCGCGAGCTTAAAGGTTAA